Proteins from a genomic interval of Paracholeplasma manati:
- a CDS encoding potassium channel family protein: MKKTYLVIGMDTFGIALCDELTQLGADVIALDKKEEAINRVTGIVENAVIGDSTDINVLREIGAQHADHVIVSIPGNVENSILTTMILSDMKVPKITVKVDNDYHAKVAEKVGATEVVSSEKSAGRRLARRLLSDNVLDYYNITDDYGVYEIFIGEDFKTTKIVDLDIRNRFDVNILLIKRGKNVILPKADSELRSKDIVIVLGKHDRISKFQSILH; the protein is encoded by the coding sequence ATGAAGAAAACATATTTGGTCATTGGTATGGATACCTTTGGCATTGCATTATGTGACGAATTAACCCAACTAGGCGCAGATGTCATCGCCTTAGATAAAAAAGAAGAAGCCATCAATCGTGTGACAGGGATTGTCGAAAACGCGGTCATTGGTGATTCTACCGACATCAACGTTTTGAGAGAAATCGGTGCACAACACGCTGACCATGTCATCGTTTCGATTCCTGGAAACGTAGAAAATAGCATTTTAACTACCATGATTCTATCGGACATGAAAGTCCCTAAAATTACCGTTAAAGTCGATAATGATTACCACGCAAAAGTGGCTGAAAAAGTCGGTGCAACCGAAGTAGTTTCCTCTGAAAAATCGGCGGGTCGTCGTCTAGCCAGACGTCTACTCTCGGATAATGTACTCGACTATTACAATATTACCGACGATTATGGCGTCTATGAAATATTCATTGGCGAAGACTTTAAGACAACCAAAATTGTCGATTTAGATATTCGTAATCGTTTTGATGTCAACATTCTCTTAATTAAAAGAGGTAAAAATGTCATTTTACCAAAAGCCGACAGCGAACTACGCAGTAAGGACATTGTCATCGTCTTAGGTAAACACGACCGCATTTCAAAATTCCAAAGCATTTTACATTAA
- the rdgB gene encoding RdgB/HAM1 family non-canonical purine NTP pyrophosphatase, whose amino-acid sequence MKLLVATQNKHKKQEIEAVLKKTFEVVSLADLSDDEVIDETGDTFFENALLKAKHYAKKHNMLTLADDSGLSIDYLNGAPGIYSARYSGGSDLDNLNLVLKEMAHATNRDAHFTCVLVLYDPRTNVYQTYQGKIYGWITHTAQGNHGFGYDPIFYVPELKQTLAELSPTHKNQISHRAIALQALKEAFR is encoded by the coding sequence ATGAAATTGTTGGTTGCGACTCAAAATAAGCATAAAAAACAAGAAATTGAAGCCGTTTTAAAAAAGACATTCGAAGTCGTTTCGCTCGCTGATCTATCAGATGATGAAGTAATCGATGAAACAGGCGATACCTTCTTCGAAAATGCCCTATTGAAAGCCAAACATTATGCTAAGAAACACAACATGCTCACCTTAGCCGATGACTCTGGATTGTCCATTGATTACCTAAATGGTGCACCTGGTATTTATAGTGCAAGGTACTCAGGCGGTTCGGATCTCGATAATTTAAACTTGGTCTTAAAAGAAATGGCTCATGCAACCAATCGAGATGCCCATTTCACGTGCGTGCTCGTTTTATATGACCCTAGAACGAATGTATATCAAACCTATCAAGGTAAGATTTATGGTTGGATTACCCATACCGCCCAAGGTAATCATGGTTTTGGGTATGATCCAATATTCTATGTACCTGAATTAAAACAAACCTTAGCTGAATTATCACCTACCCATAAGAATCAAATATCCCATCGTGCGATTGCATTACAAGCGCTAAAGGAGGCGTTCCGATGA
- a CDS encoding metallophosphoesterase family protein, with product MKVLITSDTHGRYDRLRAISLKHPDKDYHLDAGDLVLSQAELESLHLTAVKGNGDLYLDLPLQQIVIIDHKKFLLVHGHIQEVKYGLDKLIKLAEYIQVDYVIYGHTHERKLLEYHGITYINPGAVSGITPSYAIYQDGKITFHQGV from the coding sequence ATGAAAGTGTTGATTACCTCAGATACCCATGGCAGATACGATCGTTTACGTGCTATCAGTTTGAAACACCCAGATAAAGATTATCACCTCGATGCTGGGGATTTGGTATTGTCACAAGCAGAACTAGAATCCCTTCATTTAACTGCGGTTAAAGGCAATGGAGATTTGTATTTAGACTTACCACTTCAACAAATCGTCATCATCGACCATAAGAAATTCTTATTGGTTCATGGTCATATTCAAGAGGTTAAATACGGATTAGATAAGCTCATCAAACTCGCTGAATACATCCAAGTGGATTACGTTATTTATGGTCATACCCATGAACGTAAATTACTAGAATACCACGGGATTACTTATATCAACCCAGGGGCAGTCTCTGGTATTACCCCGTCTTACGCTATTTATCAAGATGGTAAAATTACTTTCCATCAAGGAGTATAA
- a CDS encoding choline kinase family protein, producing MEQDIISLAQAILKTNVKVIERLMGGMSNYTYIIEANGKKYTFRKPGEKAENFVSRQIELKNIRLVEPLGITNHMVYLDLDSGIKICEYVEGKVLSTLDRKAYLKQVSDTLKVIHQSGLKAENDYNHVQRLTDYEAINHTISDRYLALKKTWLNWFEQYKGLPMVLCHGDAQPSNFVITADNKAMVVDFEFTGNNDPYYDIAQFGNIDFTDALALLDEYCNHQATSADKKRMIFYRMFLTLQWHQVATFKHEIGLSEKLHIPFDKVAIAYLDKAQALKEMYEEV from the coding sequence ATGGAACAAGACATCATATCACTGGCTCAAGCCATCCTCAAAACAAACGTGAAAGTCATTGAACGTTTGATGGGCGGCATGAGCAATTATACTTATATCATCGAAGCCAATGGCAAAAAATACACGTTTAGAAAACCCGGTGAAAAAGCTGAAAACTTTGTCTCAAGACAGATTGAGTTAAAGAATATTCGCTTGGTTGAACCACTCGGCATTACCAATCATATGGTATATCTCGATTTAGACTCAGGTATCAAAATTTGTGAATATGTTGAGGGGAAGGTTTTATCGACCTTAGACCGTAAAGCGTATCTTAAACAAGTTTCAGATACCCTTAAAGTCATTCATCAATCGGGATTAAAAGCGGAAAACGACTATAACCATGTTCAACGTTTAACCGATTATGAAGCCATCAATCATACCATCTCAGACCGTTATTTAGCCTTAAAGAAAACATGGTTAAATTGGTTTGAACAATACAAAGGATTGCCAATGGTGTTATGTCATGGCGATGCTCAACCATCAAATTTCGTCATCACAGCTGACAACAAAGCCATGGTCGTCGATTTTGAGTTTACAGGTAACAATGACCCATATTATGACATTGCACAATTTGGAAACATCGACTTTACCGATGCCTTGGCATTGCTTGATGAATATTGTAACCACCAAGCAACCTCAGCAGACAAAAAACGGATGATATTCTACCGTATGTTCTTAACCTTACAATGGCATCAGGTCGCAACCTTTAAGCACGAGATTGGACTATCAGAAAAACTCCACATCCCGTTTGATAAAGTGGCGATTGCTTATTTAGATAAAGCCCAAGCCCTCAAAGAAATGTACGAAGAGGTGTAA